A genome region from Corynebacterium uberis includes the following:
- the lspA gene encoding signal peptidase II codes for MNQPARRYWPAMFALIVALAAIDQAAKHAVVAHLTPGVPVPVVGDWARLLLVFNPGAAFSMGQGSTWLFTCFQLAFLVGVMVYAPRVKDPWTATGLALIGGGAAGNLVDRLTRPPQFFLGHVVDFISIGRFAVFNIADAAITVGVIAFLVGMVLQEVRARATDSPDSRAEEQPGGQPGSRPGDHPAQHPEQ; via the coding sequence GTGAACCAACCCGCACGCCGATACTGGCCCGCCATGTTTGCCCTCATCGTGGCCCTGGCCGCGATTGACCAGGCCGCCAAGCACGCGGTGGTTGCCCACCTCACCCCCGGGGTGCCAGTGCCCGTGGTCGGGGACTGGGCGCGCCTGCTGTTGGTGTTTAACCCCGGCGCCGCCTTCTCCATGGGGCAGGGATCTACCTGGCTTTTTACCTGTTTCCAGCTGGCGTTTCTGGTCGGCGTGATGGTGTATGCGCCCCGGGTGAAGGACCCGTGGACGGCCACCGGACTGGCGCTCATCGGCGGGGGAGCGGCCGGAAACCTGGTGGACCGCCTGACCCGCCCGCCGCAATTTTTCTTGGGCCACGTGGTGGATTTCATCTCCATCGGGCGTTTTGCGGTGTTTAATATCGCAGATGCTGCGATTACTGTGGGCGTGATTGCGTTTCTGGTGGGAATGGTGCTCCAAGAGGTGCGCGCCCGGGCAACGGATAGTCCTGACTCCCGTGCTGAGGAGCAGCCTGGAGGCCAGCCTGGGAGCCGCCCGGGAGACCATCCCGCGCAGCACCCGGAGCAGTAG
- a CDS encoding ABC-F family ATP-binding cassette domain-containing protein: MPAPHHLKLDRVSFSYPGKRVLTDVSLTVPAGAVVGLIGENGSGKSTLLGLIAREHRPDAGTITRPPVTGFIAQETALPHSAPARELIDAAVAELRAVESRISELSALMAAGQDVTAEFDAALSFATEAGVWELDARIAEVLAGLSLAHVSLSTPLGRMSGGQRRRFALATALLRPADALVLDEPTNHLDDAAVDFLCEQLRDFSGPVLVASHDRYFLDTVADSVVDLDPALTAEGTATAEGTPRQGAAFGGGFSDYLKQRARARQLWKERFNAQAQLRERLESRASQSNADVFHHDTSKSESKISTKFYADRAAKTVGNRVRSARARLEELERAALPAPPEPLRFAGITPQSALAALGEPAVHLRGVGVRGRLAPVHLKVQPGEHVLIVGPNGAGKSTLLDVIEGRLAPDQGQVRVAEDVRVGRLSQDTVWPDLSLSARQVAGKADLVALGLLTPAQADMPLRELSLGQRQRVALGALVAAPPDVLILDEPTNHLSLALAGELEDALEDFPGTVIMATHDRWIRRRWTRRRNSRVVRLEPLSPEGR, from the coding sequence ATGCCTGCGCCCCATCATCTCAAGCTTGATCGGGTTAGCTTTTCTTACCCGGGCAAGCGCGTTCTTACTGACGTCAGCCTCACCGTGCCCGCCGGGGCGGTGGTGGGCTTGATCGGGGAAAACGGTTCCGGCAAGTCCACCTTGCTGGGGCTGATTGCCCGCGAGCATCGCCCGGATGCGGGGACGATCACCCGGCCGCCGGTCACGGGGTTTATCGCCCAGGAGACGGCGCTGCCGCACAGTGCTCCGGCACGGGAGCTTATCGACGCCGCCGTCGCCGAGCTGCGCGCAGTAGAGTCGCGCATCAGCGAGCTGTCCGCACTCATGGCGGCGGGCCAAGACGTCACCGCCGAGTTCGATGCGGCGTTGTCCTTTGCCACTGAGGCTGGGGTGTGGGAGCTGGATGCGCGCATCGCGGAGGTGCTTGCCGGGCTTTCGCTGGCCCACGTGTCGCTGTCTACCCCCTTGGGGCGCATGTCTGGGGGTCAGCGGCGTCGTTTTGCGCTCGCCACCGCGCTGCTGCGCCCGGCGGACGCGTTGGTGCTTGATGAGCCCACCAACCACCTCGATGACGCCGCCGTGGATTTCCTCTGCGAGCAGCTGCGCGACTTTTCCGGCCCCGTGTTGGTGGCCAGCCATGACCGCTATTTCCTGGACACCGTCGCCGATTCCGTGGTGGACTTGGACCCGGCCCTGACCGCGGAGGGCACGGCCACCGCCGAGGGCACCCCGCGCCAGGGCGCGGCGTTTGGGGGAGGTTTTTCGGACTACCTCAAGCAGCGCGCCCGCGCCCGGCAGCTGTGGAAGGAGCGCTTCAACGCCCAGGCCCAGCTGCGCGAGCGGCTGGAGTCGCGCGCCAGCCAGTCCAACGCGGACGTCTTTCACCATGACACCAGTAAGTCCGAGTCGAAGATTTCTACGAAGTTTTATGCGGATCGGGCTGCGAAGACGGTGGGCAACCGGGTGCGCTCCGCGCGGGCGCGCCTTGAGGAATTAGAGCGCGCAGCTCTACCGGCGCCGCCGGAGCCGCTGCGTTTCGCCGGGATTACTCCGCAGTCGGCGCTGGCAGCGCTGGGTGAGCCTGCCGTGCATCTGCGCGGGGTGGGGGTGCGCGGGCGGCTAGCCCCCGTGCATCTGAAGGTCCAGCCCGGCGAGCACGTTCTTATCGTGGGGCCCAACGGGGCCGGAAAGTCCACGCTCTTGGATGTTATTGAGGGACGCCTGGCACCGGATCAGGGCCAGGTGCGGGTGGCTGAGGATGTGCGCGTGGGCCGGTTGAGCCAGGACACAGTCTGGCCGGACCTTTCTTTAAGCGCCCGCCAGGTCGCCGGCAAGGCGGATCTGGTGGCGCTGGGGTTGCTCACGCCAGCGCAGGCAGACATGCCGCTGCGGGAGCTCTCCCTAGGCCAGCGCCAGCGTGTGGCGTTGGGTGCCCTGGTGGCCGCACCCCCTGACGTGCTCATCCTTGATGAGCCCACCAATCACCTTTCTTTGGCCCTCGCCGGGGAGCTCGAAGATGCGCTTGAGGATTTCCCCGGAACGGTGATCATGGCCACGCATGACAGGTGGATTCGCCGCCGCTGGACGCGACGGCGCAATTCGCGCGTGGTTCGCCTCGAACCCCTCTCCCCCGAGGGCCGCTGA